The Pseudorasbora parva isolate DD20220531a chromosome 25, ASM2467924v1, whole genome shotgun sequence genome segment taattaatatgacaatagaaacaaaatattttccatacaatatacattttttcacAGTATATATGTTATcttcatacatatatatataggtgTCCCTTGCATGAgaatgatcaaatatggctttGATTATAGCATCAAAAAGATTGAAAACCTCTGCACCACAAAAATTCAATGTCAATTTAGATATGTACAGATTTTTATTTGCCAACTATGATATCCTTCCCAAAAAGCCTTGACTTGACGTCACTTAAATGTTTCCATTCTGCCAGATTTTTCTGTACAATGAATTATTTTTCTACAACATTAAGAAGAACACCTGGTTGAAGGCGGAGATCCCGAACCCTCCTCAACAGGTATTTCTCTTACTCACTTGcttgaaatatatatacattttttatttatttcatgacagaaaaaataaattaacaaaaagcaTGATGCTATAGTAAAAGGAGCAATGTGCAATGTAGGTAATGCTGAACATGTTCTTTCAGACTTCACCACCAGGGGTCAGACTGTTCTAACATAATTAATCTGAGGCATAtttctgtttctctctctccatctcccGGCAGTCAGTGATAGTTCCCCAGGGCGGGGGGCAGATGTGGATATTTGGGGGGGAGTTTGCATCTCCTGACAGTGAGCAGTTCTACCACTATAAAGATCTGTGGGTGCTTCACCTGGACACGCACATGGGAGCAAATCAAGTgagcattgttttgtttttgacaaCTCACTGTGGACTGTGCAACACTCAACAATGTGTTACAAGTGAAAGACAATTTAATCTGAGCTAATATCTAAATACCATCATGACCAGTTAATTTTGCAAGCCAAAAGCTGTTaaaatgtagcctgacaagccagacccacatcaagatctttggtctggaaactcaccatagacagctcaatcagaggggcgggataaacggttgtctttcaaactccctctgcacgcgataggatagcgctaccaccaaccagagcaacgaaggtgaaacagagcttgttgatagattaaacattcaccgtatccggtcggctaaactccgaacacatcttccctttttaagaatgacttcagtgccgttctttgttcttttctcagagaaaagcttaactccaagtcttccagagtcacggtcaaagctgattctaaagaccgccgccgttcgccagtttctgtgtttactagaagcacacaaacgcagctcggccgtcgtcattatggccccgcccaccgactctatacactatgggattggcccgtccagagtgaggggaatacagctcagaagggtattgagagttgctagacaatacTTGCGGGCAAATACAATTTTccgccgctagggtgcgtctagatttctaggctagttaaAATGTGCTTAAagaaatgacatcaaaaagaCCCTTTTTACATAagcaaaacaataaaacaagcattatatatatatatatatatatatatatatatatatatatatatatatatatatatatatatatatatatatatatatatactcacctaaaggattattaggaacaccatactaatactgtgttttaccccatttcgccttcagaactgccttaagtctatgtggcattgattcaacaaggtgctgaaagcattctttagaaatgttggcccatattgataggatagcatcttgcagttgatggagatttgtgggatgcacatccagggtacgaagctcccgttccaccatatcccaaagatgctctattgggttgagatctggtgtctgtgggggccattttagtacagtgaactcattgtcatgtttaaaaaaactatttgaaattattcaagctttgtgacatggtgcattatcctgctagaAGTAGCCATCTGAGGATGgaccgtggcatttaaacaatgcccaactGGCACttaggggcctaaagtgtgccaagaaaacacccccacaccattacaccaccaccagcctgcacagtggtaacaaggcaagATGGagccatgttctcattctgattacaccaaattctgactctaccatctgaatgcctcaacagaaatcgagactcatcagaccaggcaacatttttccatttttcaactgtccaattttcgtgagcttgtgcaaattgtagcctctttttcctatttgttttggagatgagtggtacctggtgggttcttctgctgttgtagcccatcctcctcaaggttgtgcgtgttgtggcttcacaaatatttggctgcatacctcggttgtaatgagtggttatttcagtcaaagttgctcttctatcagcttgaatcagtcggcccattctcctctgacctctagcatcaataaggcattttcgcccacaggactgccgcatactggatgttcttcccttttcacaccattctttgtaaaccctagaaatggttgtgcgtgaaaatcccagtaactgagcagattgtgaaatacttagaccagcccgtctggcaccaacaatcatgccacgctcaaaattgcttaaatcacctttctttcccattctgacatacagtttggagttcaggagattgtcttgaccaggaccacagccctaaatgcattgaagcaactgccatgtgattggttgattagataattgcattaataagaaattgaacaggtgttcctaataataccTTAAGgtcagtgtatatatacacaatatattgccaaaagttttgggacacctgcctttacatgcacatgaactttaatgacatcccatttttAATCCATAatgtttaatatggagttggcccaccgtttagagctataacagcttcaactcttctgggaaggctttccacagggtttagggattttttttagacatttttctagaagcacatttgtgaggtcaggcactgatgttggataagaaggcctggctctcagtctccactCTGATTCATCCCAAATGTGTtatatcgggttgaggtcatgGCTCTGTGCAAaccagtcaagttcctcaaCACTAAACTTGCTCagccatgtctttatggaccttggtTTGTGCACAGTAATGTTGGAACGGGAAGTGACCATATTCAAACTGACCcaacaaagttgggagcatgaaattgtccaaaatgtcttggtctGCTGAAGCATttagagttcctttcactggagctaaggggccaagcccaaccccctGAAAAATAACCCCACCCATTGGCCTTCAGTTGCATAATAGCTAAAATTCGCCAATGCCAAATGTGAGTGTTGTGTCAAAAGCATATAGAGCCTATTATAATCAGTTTACAGTGGATAACAGATACAGAATGTCCGTTCACTTTTGGAAAATAACTATTaactataaataaaatgtacaaaaataaaaaattctaaatataaATCAAATTCTAACACTATCTCTATTAGtaaaataacaccaacattCACGGAGACCATATTCATTATGTTGAACCGGAAGTCTAATTGTATTTGCTCTTTATGGAAGCTCAGCAGACACTTTAAGACGTCTGTCCAGTGTTCTGTCGTCATGCTGTCACTAGAGGTTATAGAGGTCTAAACTAACAGGATTGACTTTGGACTTGGCAATCCTGACCACCTGTTGAAATATGTCCGCTTTGTCCTCTCAGAGCTCCTGGCGCTATCTGGCAGGAGTGGACATCGCATGGTCGTGAACAACTGCTTGTGTTTGGAGGTTTCCATGAGAGCACCAGGTACAGGCAGATGTATACGTCCCCAGCTTCAACTTGTCATTATTAAAATCAGTATTGTAAGGacaattttaactttttgttGTACCCTAAATTGAGAATATGTTTTCAGAATGAGCTAAAGGTTctataaaatgtttataaagatattaattaatatattaagtgaatatatttatttatcagATGAGATGtcctttttaattttataattattaatataaaaaatattattatggcatgttaatttaaatacaacaaaaattactaaaactttaaaatgaaaattgaatatatttagtgccttgcgaaagtattcggcccccttgaactttgcgaccttttgccacatttcaggcttcaaacattaggatatgaaactgtaattttttgtgagaAATCAACagcaagtgggacacaatcatgaagtggaacaaaatttattggatatttcaaacttttttaacaaatcaaaaactgaaaaattgggcgtgcaaaattattcggcccctttactttcagtgcagcaaactctctccataagttcagtgaggatctctgaatgatccaatgttgacctaaatgactaatggtgataaatagaatccacctgtgtgtaatcaagtctccgtataaatgcacctgcactgtgatagtctcaggggtccgtttaaagtgcagagagcatcatgaagaacaaggaacacaccaggcaggtccgagatactgttgtggagaagtttaaagctggatttggatacaaaaagatttcccaagctttaaacatcccaaagactgtgcaagcgataatattgaaatggaaggagtatcagaccactgcaaatctaccaagagctggccatccctctaaactttcagctcatacaaggggaagactgatcagagatgcagccaagaggcccatgatcactctggatgaactgcagagatctacagctgaagtgggagactctgtccataggacaacaatcagtcgtatacttcacaaatctggcctttatggaagagtgacaagaagaaagacatttcttaaagatatccataaaaagtttaaagtttgccacaagccacctgggagaaacaccaaacatgtggaagaaggtgctctggtcagatgaaaccaaaattgaactttttggcaacaatccAAAACGTTatgcaacacagctcatcaccctgaacacaccatccccactgtcaaacatggtggtggcagcatcatggtttgggcctgcttttcttcagcagggacagggaagatggttaaaattgatagGAAGATGGATAGAGCctaatacaggaccattctggaagaaaacttgatggagtctgcaaaagacctgagatgagacggagatttgtcttccaacaagacaatgatccaaaacataaagcaaaatctacaatggaatggttcaaaaataaacatatccaggtgttagaatggccaagtcaaagtccagacctgaatccaatcgagaatctgtggaaagaactgaaaactgctgttcacaaacgctctccatccaacctcactgagctcgagctgttctgcaaggaggaatgggcaaaacaGCTGTacacttacagctgtaatcgccgCAAAAgttggcgctacaaagtatttactttagggggccgaataattttgcacgcctaatttttcagtttttgatttgttaaaaaagtttgaactatccaataaatttcgttccacctcatgattgtgtcccacttgttgttgattcttcacaaaaaattacagtttcatatcattatgtttgaagcctgaaatgtggcaaaaaggtcgcaaagttcaaggtggccgaatactttcgcaaggcactgtatatatatatttatttatatgccggtcttcagctgtcataaataacattatgacaggtgaagtgaataacattatctcttcatcatggcacctgttagtgggtggaatatattaggcagcaagtgaacatttttgtCCACTGATGTGTTGgcaaatgggcaagcataaggatttaaacgagtttgacaagggccaaattgtgatggctagatgggtcagagcatctccaaaactacaGCTCTTTTGGGTTGTTCCCGGTctacagtggtcagtatctatcaaaagtggtctaaAGAAAAAACAGCAGTGAAGCGCggcagggtcatgggcggccaaggctcattgatacaCGAAGGCAATGTGTtccaatcaaacagatgagctattgtatctcaaattgctcaagtagttaatgctggttctgatagaaaggtgtcagcatcatagtttgttgcgtatgggattgcatagccacagaccagtcagggtgcccatgcttacccctgtccaccgctgaaagtgccaacagtatataaatataagaaacaattaaattaatacttttattcacgTATACACACTGAACTGATCATCAATGACAGCCCAGACATaatattaaattttttattcaTTGGAGAATCCGCAtattaaatcagcatattaaaaatgatttctaaaggatcatgtgacactgaagactggagtaatgatgctgaaatattcagctttgatcacatgaataaattacattttaaaatatataaaaaatttaaattattttaaatagtaaatTCTGAAATGTTGTTACAGTTCTGACTATATTTCTGATCAAATCAATTCAGCCTGggtaagcataagagacttttcaatcaaaatgttttttttggcaTGATATGGAAAGTCGAACAGGAAAATGGCAGCAATAGCAATATGATAACTGACTTTATTGTTCAATAAACAATTGAATATAGGTAAACAAATAACATTTTCTGGAAAGTTTGTGAAGTTGTTATGGTGAAAATATAATGATATCATTGATCTATATCATAGTACGGTATGAAGACTATATTCACTTTCTACTATTGTGGTACTACCGGTACTAAAGTAATTGTACTGTAGGACTACCatgttgcatgtaattacatggTCACACTATGCCCAATAAATAATGGTAGTAGTTGCTAAGCAACTACACATTATTATAGATTCCTATTGATGTCCGATATTTTACACTCCCTTAATTTGTGCAGCCAACTATTgcaaaattatgcaaaaaaatatgaatatgcCAATTAAACTGAAGACAGTTCATTTTAAGGGCTTAAAAAGTTGCTTCACATGCAATTTTTTAGGTCAATTAatttaaaagtatgtttttgccttatttgtcCATCATTAGGTAAGCTGTGTAATGTTTAGCCTCATTTTACATTAGCTTGTTAATTTGCCATTGCAATTAACATGTTCATGCAAAATGAGGCTGCTCTAATCAGAGAGCAAGGTATTGTATCATTTCCAAGAGCTTGTCCTTGAGTAAACCCACGAGAGTAAACAGACGTAGGTGGTAATGGCCGCTTTTCTCTTCCAGAGAGCGAAGAAGGATGTGGATAAAGGAACCATCCATTCTGACATGTTCCTGCTGAGGAGGGAAGGCAAAGAGGAGCAAGGTACCATCATTAGAGCCTCCACAGTGATCGCTTGTTTAACGTGGGCTGCTTTTCTCTCCATTTCTGGTTTTGTTTTGAAGATACAAAACAATTTCTGAAGAAGATTAGCATATGATTTTTGCCCCGTCCTGTAGAAAAGTGGATATGGACGCGAGTGAACCCTGCAGGAGTGAAGCCCCATCCTCGTTCTGGCTTCTCCCTGGCTGTGGGCCCTGGGGGCCGAGCGCTCCTCTTCGGTGGCGTCTGTGACGAGGAAGATGAGGAGTCTTTGGAAGGAGACTTCTTTAATGACCTTTACTTTTATGATATCAACAAAAACCGGTGGTTTCCTGCACAGCTAAAGGTTGGTGTGATGTTTTGCTTTGATAAAGCCCCTAAATAGAGACatgaatatatacatattaatgtttatttaattttttttgcaggGCAGGGCAACAAGTCAAcaagagaagaagaagaggtGCCATGGGACAAATAGACAAATGAAACAGAAGAGGACAAAGAGAAGTCACACGTTCCCACTTAGATTAAAGAGATTGTTAAAGAGATTGTTGCCGAGGACGGAACGGTTATGACCATCAAGGAAGTGATTTCAGCTCCACGGACAAAAGATGACATTGAGGACGAGGAAGATGAAGAGGTTGAGGCGGCTGCAATGGTTTCCCTGGTGGAGCCCTGTTCTCGCTCTAGTGCCAtggcaaaaataaaacactgcaaGTTGATCGACAATCAAaactatatctatctatctatctatctatctatctatctatctatctatctatctatctatctatctatctatctatctatctatctatctatctatctatctatctatctatctat includes the following:
- the LOC137065026 gene encoding kelch domain-containing protein 4-like — its product is MGKNKVSKQSNREEEDLEALIAEFQSLDAKKTQVIETACAPPPPSPRLNASLCAHPEKDELILFGGEFFNGKKIFLYNELFFYNIKKNTWLKAEIPNPPQQSVIVPQGGGQMWIFGGEFASPDSEQFYHYKDLWVLHLDTHMGANQSSWRYLAGVDIAWS
- the LOC137064464 gene encoding kelch domain-containing protein 4-like, which codes for MFLLRREGKEEQEKWIWTRVNPAGVKPHPRSGFSLAVGPGGRALLFGGVCDEEDEESLEGDFFNDLYFYDINKNRWFPAQLKGRATSQQEKKKRCHGTNRQMKQKRTKRSHTFPLRLKRLLKRLLPRTERL